The Actinomyces faecalis genome includes the window CGACGAGCAACGCCCCGATCAAGGTCTCTGAGCAGGTTGCTGCTGACGACTCTGCGGTCGTGACCGAGGTCCTAACCGTCACGGCCGAGGTCGCCCAGGCCCAGGACGTCGTCTCTGTGGGCCAGGGGCTGATCGACTACGGCATGCAGTTCCTCGGGGTCCCCTACGTCTGGGGCTCGTCCAGCCCCGACGGCTTCGACTGCTCCGGCTTCGTCTCCTACGTCTACGCCTCGATCGGTGTGGCCGTCCCCCACCAGTCCAGCGCCATTCGCAGCATGGCGGGCGCGAGCGTCGTCTCGGCCGCTGAGGCCCAGGCCGGGGACATCATGTGGTGGCCGGGGCACGTGGGGCTGTACGCCGGTGACGGCATGGTCCTGGAGTCTGTTCCCGGTGGGGTCACCTACCGCGCTGTGTGGGGCAGCCCGACCTACCTGCGAGTCCTCTGACCCCTGGCGGGTGGCGGTGACCGGGCCGGTATCAGGCGCTTGGACACCGTTCCTGCTGTGGTGGCAGATACTGAGTGAGCCGTCTCCTCCGCGCGGAGGAGACGGCTCACTCATACGGGGTATGGACAGTAAGTGGTGGGCATCACGCGGATGTTCGTGATCTTGCCGTGACACAACGTGCCCGCTCCGGTAGCGTCTGCGTCGTTACCTGGTTGAGACCAGTGACACCTCATCGCGGGGCCCAGTCCTGCCGCCTGCGCTGAGGGCCATGACCATGACGGCAGGAACGGGGGAACCAGTTCCGGTCTCGGTGACGAGGCCTTGGGGTGAAGTCCGCACCACGCGGGCCGGGCGTCTCCAGCTCGAACCCGACAGCTCACCTCGTCGGCACACAGGAGAATCAACCCATATGACCACTCGCACCTCGGCCCGTCACCGCAAGGCGGCACGACCCCTGACCCCGATCGCGACCGTCGCTCCGGCTGCTCGCCGCGGCATGGCGGTGGCGGCCTCCTCCGGTCTGGCCCTGACCATGCTGGCTTCCGGGGCCAACGCCGCCGGAGCCGCTGAGGCTGCTGCCTCCGCCGGCTCCCTGGAGGCTGCTGGCGTCGGCGCGATCGCCGCCCAGGCGCGTGACGCCCTGGCCACCAACGAGGCCATCACCGCCGGTCAGGTGGCCACCCTGGCAGACGTCGAGTCCGTCCCCGAGGTGTCCGTGGCCGCCCCGCAGGCGGCTGCTGTCGAGGCTGAGACCGAGACCGGGACAGAGGCTGCGGAGGCTGGCGCCGCTGCGCCTGCCCCGGCTGTGGCCGTGGCTGCTCCCGAGAACGCCTCCGCCTCCTCGATCGTCGCGATCGCCTTGCAGTACCAGGGCGTTCCCTACGTCTCCGGCGGCACGACGCCGTCGGGCTGGGACTGCTCCGGGTTCGTCCAGTACGTCTACGCCCAGGCTGGCATCTCCCTGCCCCGCACCTCCTACGCCCAGGGCGCTGCGGGCACGCTCGTCTCGGCTGCTGAGGCTCAGCCCGGTGACATCGTCTACTACGGCTACCACGTGGGGATCTACGTGGGCAACGGCATGATGATCGACGCCGGCACCCCCTCCACCGGCACCGTCTACCGCGCGGTCTTCGGCTCTCCGATCGGCTACGTCCGTATCGGCTGAGGCCCACGCCTAGCGCGCTGATCTCCTCTGTGACGACGGCGCCCCGTCGCCTGCTCGCAGGCTGGCGGGGCGCCGTCGTCGCTTCGCGGCACGCGCAGTGGTTTGAACCACATGGCGCCGAGGGGTGACAATGGGGACAGTCGGTTTCCCGACACCCGAAGAAAGGGGCAGAAGCCATGGCCGAAGACAGAGTCGTCCTCGTCGGAGTGGACGGATCACCTGAGTCGCTAGGGGCGGTGGACTGGGCTGTGGCCCGTGCTGCCCGCGAGGGGTGGCGCGTCCACATCCTGTGTGCCTACTCGCTGCCGTCCTTCACGACTGCGTCCCTCGACGGCGGGTACGCGGCCCTTGACGACACCGCTATCCGTTCCGGCGCGCAGGCGGTCGTCGACGAGGCTGTCAGTCGTGTCCAGGGACGTGGCGTGACCGTGACCAGCTCGCTGGAGACCGGCGACCCTGCTGGGGTCTTGGTGGACCTGTCGAGCGAAGCCGTCCTGTCCGTCGTCGGTACCCGTGGTGGTGGCGGCTTCGCTGACCGCCTGCTGGGGACGGTCTCCTCGGCGCTGCCGGCTCATGCCCACTGCCCGACCGTCGTCGTCCCGCGCCACACCGAGGGTGCCGAGTACACGCCGGTCAAGCGCATCGTCGTCGGTGTCGATGGCTCGGACTCGGCCCGCAAGGCCCTGAAGTGCGCTGTTATCGAGGCGGAGGCCTGGGGTGCTGAGCTCACGGCCGTGGCTGCGGTGCCGATGGCCTCCGGCGCGGGTGCGCTGGCCTGGCTGCCGGCTGCTGTAGACCGCGACCAGGTCCTGGCTGACGTGCGCAGCGGCCTGGACCGGGCGGTTGCGGAGGCCGTTGAGGATCACCCGGGGGTGACCGTGCGTCGGCACGCGCTTGACGGCAACGCCGCTCAGCTCATGAGTGAGTTCTCCACGGCGGTGGACCTCGTCGTCGTCGGTTCCCGCGGCCGTGGCGGCTTCTCCGGCCTGCTGCTGGGATCGACCAGTCAGGGTGTGCTCTCGCACGCCGCGTGCCCCGTGATGGTGGTTCCCTCGCGCACCCGCGACGACCGCTTCGAGTCAGCCCGCAACGCTGGAACCCCGTGGGGCCGCGCCTGAGACCGTGACCCTGGTGCGTGGGGTGTCCGGGACGCTGTTCCGGGCACCCCGCGCCTGCTGGTAGGGTGAGGCCCTGCAAGCCCTCGTAGCTCAGGGGATAGAGCACCGCTCTCCTAAAGCGGGTGTCGGACGTTCGAATCGTCTCGGGGGCACGAGTAGTCCCTCGTATCTCAAGGAAAAGCGCTTCTTGAGTGCGAGGGCTTCCCCGTCCTGGCGCCCAGGATGAGGCGTTTAACGGTCCGGATTGCCGGGGAGTCGACCGCTCAGGACGCGCGGGGGCCGTTATGTTGGTGATATGACGCCTTCACTCTTCTCATTCGGCCGTCACCGTGGCCAGACGCAGGCCCGTGCGGCGGAGCAGAAGGATCCTGGTGCCGTGAGCCTGCCGGCAGACGCCGACGCCGCCGATGTCGCTGACAGGCCGCGGACGCGGGGCGTCTGGGACGGCGGGGACCAGGACGTGGTGCCTGCGGGCGGCGCTGAGGACTTCTCGCCACGGGTTGATCCTGCGTCCGGTGCGGCAGGTGGTGACGAGCCGGAGCCCGGACAGCCGTCGGCTCCGACCAGCCACGCCCATCCTTCCGGCCGCCCCGGTGAGGCGGCTCTGGAGGAGGCCCTCGCTCGGTGGCGTGAGGAGCTGGTGGACCTGGGCGGGGTTGCGAGCCTGGACGACATCACCCTCCTGGACGGCGTCGTCGACCTGACGGCTGCCCACCCCTCCGGCCTGGCCCAGCTCTACGCCGGCCGCCCGACCCACCTGTCCAGCCTCGTGCGCGAGCGCAGCGCCCTCGGCGTAGCGCGCCAGTCCCTGCGTGAGGTCGCTGGCCGCACGGACCTGCTGGCGCGCCAGTTTGGCGTCGCCCCGGTCTACCTGGCCCTCGGCGTCGCCTCCTGGAGCGAGACGGTCCCCTCCGCGACCGATGACGACGGCGAGCCGGCTGAGCCCATGCCGCAGGCCGCGCGCTCCGGCTCGGACGAGCCGGCTGACGGCGTGGCGGCGACGGACGAGGTCACGCACGCCTCCGAGCCGGAGGGCCTGACCCGCACGATCAATGCCCCGGTCCTGCTGCGGCCGGTGCGCCTGGCCTCGACCGGAGGCGACGCTGCGCTGACCCTGGGCCCCTCCATCGAGGTTAACCCCGTGGTCACCCGCGCGCTGCGCTCGGCTGGGTGCCGGACCGACGTCGACGCCGTCGCCCGCGCCTCCCTGTCCGACCTGGGCTTCACCCCGCGCGCGGCGCTGACGCGCCTGGGCTCGCTGGGACGCCAGCTCCTGCCGGACTTCGAGATCCACGAGCGGCTCGTCGTGGGTGCCTTCGTCCACCCCGGGCAGGCGCTGGTCGAGGACTTTGACGCCACGGTCGAGCGTGCACGGGCGTCCGCACTCGTCGCTGCCCTGGCTGGTGACCCTGACGCCCAGGCGGCCCTGGCCATGCCGCTGGAGGAGCCTGACGGCGTCGACCGCGACCCGGCGCTGGAGCGCGGGGTCGGGGACCTGGACACGGCCCAGCTCGACGCCATCGAGGCGGTGAGCACCGGCGCCTCGCTCCTGCTGGACGCCCCGCCTGGCTCTGACGTCGCCGAGACGCTGGCTGCCGTGCTGGCCGACGCCGCCGCCTCGGGGCGCACGGTCCTGCACGTGCCTGCCACCGGGGCGGACGGGCACGCCGTCGCCCAGGCGCTGCGGGAGCAGGGACTGGGCGACCTCGTGGTGGACCTGACCGAGGACGCGGGCTGGCGCCTGCACGCTGCGGAGTCGATCAAGGAGTCTCTGGGAGTCGAGCCGCCTGCGCTTGACGTCGCCGGCATCCTCGCCACGCGTGAGGAGCTGGGTCAGGTGCGCGAGCGCATGACGTCGGCCCTCCAGGCGCTTCACGTCCCGCGAGAGCCCTGGGGGGTGTCCGCCTACGAGGCTCTTCAGCACCTGGCGGAGCTCACCACCGGGCGCGCGCGCAGCCGCACCGGGGCGCGGGTGGAGCGGGGGATGCTGGACCGCCTGGATGAGCACGGCCTGGACCGGGCGCGCTCCCTGCTTCACCGTGCCCACGACCTGGAGCTGCTCACCCCGCAGACGGCGAGCTCGGCGTGGAACGGCATCACGGTCGCTGACATCGACCAGGCCACTGACGCCCTGAGCCGGCTCGCTGAGCTGGCTGACGAGCTGCTACCCGCTATCGAGGACGACGCCGCCCAGGTGGCTGAGCAGTGCGGTATCTCCCGTGCGCTCACGCTCACGCAGTGGTGGGCCCAGCTAGAGCTTCTTGACGGGCTGCGGGACTCCCTGGACGTGTTCGTCCCGGCCGTCTTCGAGCGCTCGGCCGCGGACATGGTCATCGCCACCGCGACCCGCCAGTGGCGCGAGGAGCGCTCTATCGAGATGTCCGGGACGACGCGCCGTCGCTTCATCAAGCAGGCCAAGGACCTCGTGCGACCTGGCCGCCCCGTGGAGGACCTTCACAGCGAGCTGGTCAAGGTCCAGCACCGTCGCGAGGCCTGGCGCCTGTACGAGCCCAGAAGCGGCTGGCCGGAGCTTCCGACCGGCCTGGACGGTATGCAGGCGCGTGCCCGGCGCGCACGGCAGGCGGTTGACGAGCTCCAGCCCCTGCTGGCCACGGCCGAGGAGGTCCCTGACCTCATGGGGATGGGGCTGCCGGCGCTGCTCACTCGTGTACGTTCCCTGGCTGACGACGACGTCACGGCGCAGAAGCTGCCGGAGATCAACCGCGTCATGGGGCAGCTCGGCGAGCTGGGTCTGGGTGAGCTGGTGGCGGACCTTGCCGCGCGTGGCGTGGAGGAGGACGAGCTCGATACCGAGCTGGAGTACTGCTGGTGGACCTCGTTGCTCGCGCACCTGCTGGGCTCGGACCCCGATCTGGCGGGGCTCGACTCCGGCGTGCTGGCTGAGCGGCAGGGGCGCTTGCGCGAGCTGGACGCCGCGCAGTCCGCGTTCTTGGCTGCTCCTGTGGCCCAGGCCTGCGCCCGCCGGGTGCGGGCAGCGGTCGAGGAGGACAAGGAGGCGGCACGGGCGCTGTACGTGGCGCTCTCGCGTGACGACGGCGTGCCGCTGCGCGAGATCCTGGCTGAGCACCCGCTGGCGATGGTGGTCAAGCCGGTGTGGATCGTGCCCCCCACCCTCGTGCCCCAGGTGCTCGACCCCCAGGCCCTGGTGGGACTGGCTGTTCTTGACGCCAGCGCGCACATGCCGGTGTGCCAGGTGCTGCCGGCCTTCGTACGTGCTGAGCAGGTCATCGTCGTCGGCGATCCTCGCCGCGAGCCCACAGGTCTGGCCGCTGAGCTCGGGGCGTTGCTGCCCTCGGTGACCCTGCCGACCACGCGCAACAGCCTGGACGCCCAGATCGCCTCCTTCCTGGCAACCCACGGTTACAGCGACGTCGTTGAGGCCATCCCCTCCCCGCCGGGAGCCGCTCCGCTGTCCCTGGAGCTGGTGGACGGGCGTGGTATGCCGGCACCCGGGCAGACGGCGGTGGAGTCCGTGCCGGCCGAGGTGGACCGCGTGGTGGACCTCGTCATCGACCACGCCCTGGCCCGTCCGGAGCAGTCGCTGGGCGTGGTGGCGCTCAACGCCCGCCACGCTGAGCAGGTCCGGCGCGCGACCACCGCGGCGGTGGTCGGCTCCCCGGCCCTGGAGGAGTTCTTCGCCGGGGGGATCGCTGAGCCCTTCGTCGTCGTCGACCTGTCCGAGGCGCGGTCGCTGCGCCGTGACCACGTCATCCTGAGCGTGGGCTACGCCAAGACCCCGCACGGCAGGACGATCCACAGCTTCGGCTCCGTCTCGGAGCCCAGCGGCATGGTGAGCCTGGTCGAGGCGCTGTGCGCCTCACGCGGCACAACCCAGGTGGTCTCCTGCCTGGCCCCGCAGGACATTGACCCCGAGCGCCTTCACGCCCCCGGGGCCCAGCTGCTCCGCCAGCTCCTTGTGCGGGCCGCGGGCCGGGCGGAGGACGACGCCCAGGGCAGCTCGGACTACCCGGACCCGCTGCTGGTCGACCTTGCCGAGCGCCTGTGGCGCAAGGGTCTGACGGTGGTGCCTCGGTACGGCCTGGAGGGTGGCACGCGCATCCCGCTGGCGATCGGGCACCCGGACTACCCAGGTGAGCTGTTGGTGGCGGTGCTGACCGACGACGCCGAGTACGTGGCGGAGAAGAGCCTGCGTCGCCGTGACCGGCACTGGGTCGAGCGCCTGGAGCGTCGTGGGTGGCGGGTGTACACCGCCTTCTCCGTCTCGGTCTTCATCGATCCTGAGGCGGAGGCCGCCGCGATCGAGAACGAGGTGCTCGCGGTGCTTAGCGAGCGTGAGGCTGAGAGGCGGCGCGCCGAGCAGGTAGCGGCTGCGCCGCTGACCGGGCTTGACACGGATGCGGCTCAGTCAGGCTCTGACCCTGGCGAGGTGGACCAGGACCAGCGGGAGCGTGAGCCGGTGCGTGGCCTACGGCCGCCGATCGCCCAGGGTCTGCCGCTACAGGCCTACTCCGACGACCAGCTGGACGACCTCGTGGCCTGGATCCGTTCCGACGGCGTCGAGCGCAGCATCGAGGCCGAGGTCGAGGAGCTGCGCGCGACACTGGCGCTGCTGCGCCGAGGCTCGGGCGTGGACGCGGTGCTGACGCACGCGGTGACTCGCACGCGGGCGCAGGCTGATGACTGAGCCGGCTCGGACGGCCAGGAGCCACCGCAGGGTGGTGGCCCTGTCCCAGGCGGACCGGGCCCGGGTGGCGCGAGGCGAGCTGCCGGAGGCGGCCGCTGAGGAGGAACGGCGTCGTCACGTCGACGCGCTCACTGACGCGCTGGCGCGTGCCGACGGCGGCGGTGAGCACGCCAACGACGCTCGCCTGCTGCGTGAGGTGCCCCCGCACTGGGGGTGACAACGGCGGGGCGTGCCTCGCGTCAGCCTGACGCGAGGCACGCCCCGCGATGTTGGGACGACGTCTCCCAC containing:
- a CDS encoding DNA helicase, with the protein product MTPSLFSFGRHRGQTQARAAEQKDPGAVSLPADADAADVADRPRTRGVWDGGDQDVVPAGGAEDFSPRVDPASGAAGGDEPEPGQPSAPTSHAHPSGRPGEAALEEALARWREELVDLGGVASLDDITLLDGVVDLTAAHPSGLAQLYAGRPTHLSSLVRERSALGVARQSLREVAGRTDLLARQFGVAPVYLALGVASWSETVPSATDDDGEPAEPMPQAARSGSDEPADGVAATDEVTHASEPEGLTRTINAPVLLRPVRLASTGGDAALTLGPSIEVNPVVTRALRSAGCRTDVDAVARASLSDLGFTPRAALTRLGSLGRQLLPDFEIHERLVVGAFVHPGQALVEDFDATVERARASALVAALAGDPDAQAALAMPLEEPDGVDRDPALERGVGDLDTAQLDAIEAVSTGASLLLDAPPGSDVAETLAAVLADAAASGRTVLHVPATGADGHAVAQALREQGLGDLVVDLTEDAGWRLHAAESIKESLGVEPPALDVAGILATREELGQVRERMTSALQALHVPREPWGVSAYEALQHLAELTTGRARSRTGARVERGMLDRLDEHGLDRARSLLHRAHDLELLTPQTASSAWNGITVADIDQATDALSRLAELADELLPAIEDDAAQVAEQCGISRALTLTQWWAQLELLDGLRDSLDVFVPAVFERSAADMVIATATRQWREERSIEMSGTTRRRFIKQAKDLVRPGRPVEDLHSELVKVQHRREAWRLYEPRSGWPELPTGLDGMQARARRARQAVDELQPLLATAEEVPDLMGMGLPALLTRVRSLADDDVTAQKLPEINRVMGQLGELGLGELVADLAARGVEEDELDTELEYCWWTSLLAHLLGSDPDLAGLDSGVLAERQGRLRELDAAQSAFLAAPVAQACARRVRAAVEEDKEAARALYVALSRDDGVPLREILAEHPLAMVVKPVWIVPPTLVPQVLDPQALVGLAVLDASAHMPVCQVLPAFVRAEQVIVVGDPRREPTGLAAELGALLPSVTLPTTRNSLDAQIASFLATHGYSDVVEAIPSPPGAAPLSLELVDGRGMPAPGQTAVESVPAEVDRVVDLVIDHALARPEQSLGVVALNARHAEQVRRATTAAVVGSPALEEFFAGGIAEPFVVVDLSEARSLRRDHVILSVGYAKTPHGRTIHSFGSVSEPSGMVSLVEALCASRGTTQVVSCLAPQDIDPERLHAPGAQLLRQLLVRAAGRAEDDAQGSSDYPDPLLVDLAERLWRKGLTVVPRYGLEGGTRIPLAIGHPDYPGELLVAVLTDDAEYVAEKSLRRRDRHWVERLERRGWRVYTAFSVSVFIDPEAEAAAIENEVLAVLSEREAERRRAEQVAAAPLTGLDTDAAQSGSDPGEVDQDQREREPVRGLRPPIAQGLPLQAYSDDQLDDLVAWIRSDGVERSIEAEVEELRATLALLRRGSGVDAVLTHAVTRTRAQADD
- a CDS encoding transcriptional regulator; protein product: MTEPARTARSHRRVVALSQADRARVARGELPEAAAEEERRRHVDALTDALARADGGGEHANDARLLREVPPHWG
- a CDS encoding C40 family peptidase, with protein sequence MTTPVQARHRKASRPLTPLSDVAPAVRRGFAVVASSGLALTMIASGANAAGQDAENLRSSAGTLKVGPAAQVESLATSNAPIKVSEQVAADDSAVVTEVLTVTAEVAQAQDVVSVGQGLIDYGMQFLGVPYVWGSSSPDGFDCSGFVSYVYASIGVAVPHQSSAIRSMAGASVVSAAEAQAGDIMWWPGHVGLYAGDGMVLESVPGGVTYRAVWGSPTYLRVL
- a CDS encoding universal stress protein — translated: MAEDRVVLVGVDGSPESLGAVDWAVARAAREGWRVHILCAYSLPSFTTASLDGGYAALDDTAIRSGAQAVVDEAVSRVQGRGVTVTSSLETGDPAGVLVDLSSEAVLSVVGTRGGGGFADRLLGTVSSALPAHAHCPTVVVPRHTEGAEYTPVKRIVVGVDGSDSARKALKCAVIEAEAWGAELTAVAAVPMASGAGALAWLPAAVDRDQVLADVRSGLDRAVAEAVEDHPGVTVRRHALDGNAAQLMSEFSTAVDLVVVGSRGRGGFSGLLLGSTSQGVLSHAACPVMVVPSRTRDDRFESARNAGTPWGRA
- a CDS encoding C40 family peptidase translates to MTTRTSARHRKAARPLTPIATVAPAARRGMAVAASSGLALTMLASGANAAGAAEAAASAGSLEAAGVGAIAAQARDALATNEAITAGQVATLADVESVPEVSVAAPQAAAVEAETETGTEAAEAGAAAPAPAVAVAAPENASASSIVAIALQYQGVPYVSGGTTPSGWDCSGFVQYVYAQAGISLPRTSYAQGAAGTLVSAAEAQPGDIVYYGYHVGIYVGNGMMIDAGTPSTGTVYRAVFGSPIGYVRIG